One part of the Ziziphus jujuba cultivar Dongzao chromosome 2, ASM3175591v1 genome encodes these proteins:
- the LOC107417965 gene encoding protein NARROW LEAF 1 isoform X2, whose translation MERSRLILRFRCSGSTPSEESALDLERNGCSHSNFPSSSPPALQPFASAGQHCESNAAYFSWPTSSRLINAAEERANYFANLQKGVLPETLNRLPKGQQATTLLELMTIRAFHSKILRCYSLGTAIGFRIRRGVLTDIPAILVFVSRKVHKQWLSPIQCLPTALEGPGGVWCDVDVVEFSYFGAPEPAPKEQLYTEIVDDLRGGDLCIGSGSQVASQETYGTLGAIVRSQTGSQQVGFLTNRHVAVDLDYPNQKMFHPLPPTLGPGVYLGAVERATSFITDELWYGIFAGINPETFVRADGAFIPFADDFDMPSVTTSVKGVGEIGDVKLIDLQSPISSLIGKQVMKVGRSSGLTNGTVLAYALEYNDEKGICFLTDFLVVGENQQTFDLEGDSGSLIILKGVNGEKPRPIGIIWGGTANRGRLKLKIGQPPENWTSGVDLGRLLNLLELDLITTEEGLRVQEQRAASATAIGSTVGDSSPPDGIHPKEKTEKFEPMGLQIQHIPLEVQPGSPAANPLSMETEFHLEDGIKVAPSVEHQFIPSFPRRSPLHQTNMKERLVSENLSLLRNGCDEDICVSLQLGDNEAKRRRSDASTSTSTEEGK comes from the exons ATGGAGCGAAGCAGACTTATATTGAGGTTTCGCTGTTCTGGTTCAACACCCTCAGAGGAATCAGCTTTGGACCTTGAGAGGAATGGTTGCAGTcattctaattttccttcatcAAGTCCACCTGCGCTTCAACCTTTTGCATCAGCTGGACAGCACTGTGAAAGCAATGCTGCTTACTTCTCATGGCCTACATCAAGCCGGTTAATTAATGCTGCAGAAGAGAGGGCAAACTATTTTGCGAACCTACAGAAGGGGGTCCTACCTGAAACCCTTAATCGCTTGCCAAAGGGTCAGCAAGCAACCACATTGCTTGAACTCATGACTATAAGGGCATTTCATAGCAAGATTTTGCGTTGTTACAGTCTTGGCACTGCAATTGGCTTTCGTATTCGACGAGGCGTGTTAACGGATATACCAGctattcttgtttttgtttcaaGAAAAGTCCACAAGCAATGGCTCAGTCCCATCCAATGTCTACCCACTGCGCTCGAG GGACCAGGAGGGGTATGGTGTGATGTGGATGTGGTAGAATTCTCGTATTTTGGTGCACCCGAGCCAGCTCCCAAAGAGCAGTTGTACACAGAAATTGTAGATGACTTGCGTGGAGGTGATCTATGCATTGGCTCTGGTTCTCAG GTGGCTAGCCAGGAGACATATGGAACTTTGGGCGCTATTGTCAGAAGCCAAACAGGCAGTCAGCAGGTTGGGTTTCTCACAAACCGGCATGTTGCTGTTGATTTAGATTACCCGAACCAGAAAATGTTTCATCCTCTGCCTCCAACACTTGGGCCGGGTGTGTATCTTGGTGCAGTGGAGAGAGCTACTTCATTTATCACAGATGAGCTTTGGTATGGCATCTTTGCTGGAATCAACCCAG AGACATTTGTTAGAGCAGATGGGGCATTCATTCCTTTTGCTGATGATTTCGACATGCCTAGCGTTACTACATCTGTGAAAGGTGTTGGAGAGATTGGCGATGTCAAATTAATAGACCTTCAATCTCCAATCAGTAGCCTCATTGGGAAGCAGGTGATGAAGGTTGGAAGAAGTTCTGGATTGACTAATGGGACTGTATTGGCTTATGCCCTTGAGTACAATGACGAAAAAGGCATCTGCTTCTTAACTGATTTTCTTGTTGTGGGTGAGAACCAACAAACATTTGACCTTGAAGGAGATAGTGGAAGCCTTATAATACTGAAAGGTGTAAATGGGGAGAAACCACGGCCTATTGGGATCATATGGGGAGGAACTGCTAACCGAGGTCGACTTAAGTTAAAAATTGGCCAACCACCTGAGAATTGGACCAGTGGTGTTGATCTCGGGCGCCTTCTCAATCTCCTTGAGCTTGACCTCATCACAACTGAGGAAGGCCTTAGAG TGCAAGAGCAAAGGGCTGCATCAGCAACAGCAATAGGCTCTACTGTTGGGGACTCCTCACCGCCTGATGGGATCCATCCAAAAGAGAAAACCGAGAAGTTTGAGCCAATGGGTCTCCAAATTCAGCATATCCCTTTAGAAGTTCAACCTGGAAGCCCAGCGGCGAATCCATTGTCCATGGAAACAGAGTTTCATCTAGAAGATGGAATCAAGGTGGCTCCGAGCGTAGAGCATCAGTTCATTCCAAGCTTCCCTAGACGTTCGCCATTGCATCAAACTAACATGAAGGAGAGACTAGTTTCCGAGAATCTTTCTTTATTAAGAAACGGCTGTGACGAAGACATCTGTGTTTCATTACAGTTGGGGGACAATGAAGCCAAGAGGAGGCGTTCGGATGCTTCTACTAGTACTAGTACCGAAGAAGGAAAATAG
- the LOC107417965 gene encoding protein NARROW LEAF 1 isoform X1, producing MERSRLILRFRCSGSTPSEESALDLERNGCSHSNFPSSSPPALQPFASAGQHCESNAAYFSWPTSSRLINAAEERANYFANLQKGVLPETLNRLPKGQQATTLLELMTIRAFHSKILRCYSLGTAIGFRIRRGVLTDIPAILVFVSRKVHKQWLSPIQCLPTALEGPGGVWCDVDVVEFSYFGAPEPAPKEQLYTEIVDDLRGGDLCIGSGSQVASQETYGTLGAIVRSQTGSQQVGFLTNRHVAVDLDYPNQKMFHPLPPTLGPGVYLGAVERATSFITDELWYGIFAGINPETFVRADGAFIPFADDFDMPSVTTSVKGVGEIGDVKLIDLQSPISSLIGKQVMKVGRSSGLTNGTVLAYALEYNDEKGICFLTDFLVVGENQQTFDLEGDSGSLIILKGVNGEKPRPIGIIWGGTANRGRLKLKIGQPPENWTSGVDLGRLLNLLELDLITTEEGLRVAVQEQRAASATAIGSTVGDSSPPDGIHPKEKTEKFEPMGLQIQHIPLEVQPGSPAANPLSMETEFHLEDGIKVAPSVEHQFIPSFPRRSPLHQTNMKERLVSENLSLLRNGCDEDICVSLQLGDNEAKRRRSDASTSTSTEEGK from the exons ATGGAGCGAAGCAGACTTATATTGAGGTTTCGCTGTTCTGGTTCAACACCCTCAGAGGAATCAGCTTTGGACCTTGAGAGGAATGGTTGCAGTcattctaattttccttcatcAAGTCCACCTGCGCTTCAACCTTTTGCATCAGCTGGACAGCACTGTGAAAGCAATGCTGCTTACTTCTCATGGCCTACATCAAGCCGGTTAATTAATGCTGCAGAAGAGAGGGCAAACTATTTTGCGAACCTACAGAAGGGGGTCCTACCTGAAACCCTTAATCGCTTGCCAAAGGGTCAGCAAGCAACCACATTGCTTGAACTCATGACTATAAGGGCATTTCATAGCAAGATTTTGCGTTGTTACAGTCTTGGCACTGCAATTGGCTTTCGTATTCGACGAGGCGTGTTAACGGATATACCAGctattcttgtttttgtttcaaGAAAAGTCCACAAGCAATGGCTCAGTCCCATCCAATGTCTACCCACTGCGCTCGAG GGACCAGGAGGGGTATGGTGTGATGTGGATGTGGTAGAATTCTCGTATTTTGGTGCACCCGAGCCAGCTCCCAAAGAGCAGTTGTACACAGAAATTGTAGATGACTTGCGTGGAGGTGATCTATGCATTGGCTCTGGTTCTCAG GTGGCTAGCCAGGAGACATATGGAACTTTGGGCGCTATTGTCAGAAGCCAAACAGGCAGTCAGCAGGTTGGGTTTCTCACAAACCGGCATGTTGCTGTTGATTTAGATTACCCGAACCAGAAAATGTTTCATCCTCTGCCTCCAACACTTGGGCCGGGTGTGTATCTTGGTGCAGTGGAGAGAGCTACTTCATTTATCACAGATGAGCTTTGGTATGGCATCTTTGCTGGAATCAACCCAG AGACATTTGTTAGAGCAGATGGGGCATTCATTCCTTTTGCTGATGATTTCGACATGCCTAGCGTTACTACATCTGTGAAAGGTGTTGGAGAGATTGGCGATGTCAAATTAATAGACCTTCAATCTCCAATCAGTAGCCTCATTGGGAAGCAGGTGATGAAGGTTGGAAGAAGTTCTGGATTGACTAATGGGACTGTATTGGCTTATGCCCTTGAGTACAATGACGAAAAAGGCATCTGCTTCTTAACTGATTTTCTTGTTGTGGGTGAGAACCAACAAACATTTGACCTTGAAGGAGATAGTGGAAGCCTTATAATACTGAAAGGTGTAAATGGGGAGAAACCACGGCCTATTGGGATCATATGGGGAGGAACTGCTAACCGAGGTCGACTTAAGTTAAAAATTGGCCAACCACCTGAGAATTGGACCAGTGGTGTTGATCTCGGGCGCCTTCTCAATCTCCTTGAGCTTGACCTCATCACAACTGAGGAAGGCCTTAGAG TGGCAGTGCAAGAGCAAAGGGCTGCATCAGCAACAGCAATAGGCTCTACTGTTGGGGACTCCTCACCGCCTGATGGGATCCATCCAAAAGAGAAAACCGAGAAGTTTGAGCCAATGGGTCTCCAAATTCAGCATATCCCTTTAGAAGTTCAACCTGGAAGCCCAGCGGCGAATCCATTGTCCATGGAAACAGAGTTTCATCTAGAAGATGGAATCAAGGTGGCTCCGAGCGTAGAGCATCAGTTCATTCCAAGCTTCCCTAGACGTTCGCCATTGCATCAAACTAACATGAAGGAGAGACTAGTTTCCGAGAATCTTTCTTTATTAAGAAACGGCTGTGACGAAGACATCTGTGTTTCATTACAGTTGGGGGACAATGAAGCCAAGAGGAGGCGTTCGGATGCTTCTACTAGTACTAGTACCGAAGAAGGAAAATAG